In Phocoena phocoena chromosome 3, mPhoPho1.1, whole genome shotgun sequence, a single window of DNA contains:
- the TXNDC15 gene encoding thioredoxin domain-containing protein 15 — protein sequence MRLLGWWQVLLWVLGPPARGQEVAEKRGHLWSEEQPAYPFQVGAGYTSEEVPSRDPVGQDLAAEEAEAVLGLDADGEHMVMLSVIPGEAEDKLSPEPSSGTCGAGGEEDSRCNPRESLFSLDSAGASFPEREEEYYAEPEVVESDPPPTEDANTTESLKSPKVNCEERNATGLENFTLKILNMSQDLMDFLNPNGSDCTLVLFYTPWCRFSASLAPHFNSLPRAFPALHFLALDASQHSSLSTRFGTVAVPNILLFQGAKPMARFNHTDRTLETLKIFIFNQTGIEAKKNVVVTQADQIGPLPSTLIKNVDWLLVFSLFFLISFIMYATVRTESIRWLIPGQEQEHAE from the exons TTGCAGAGAAAAGAGGTCACTTATGGTCAGAGGAGCAGCCTGCTTACCCATTCCAGGTGGGGGCTGGGTACACGAGTGAGGAGGTGCCTTCCCGTGACCCAGTGGGCCAGGACCTGGCTGCAGAAGAGGCCGAGGCAGTGCTGGGGCTGGACGCTGATGGTGAACACATGGTAATGTTGTCTGTGATTCCTGGGGAAGCCGAGGACAAACTGAGCCCAGAGCCCAGCAGCGGCACCTGCGGGGCCGGAGGGGAGGAGGACTCGAGGTGCAACCCCCGGGAGAGCCTCTTCTCTCTGGACAGCGCTGGAGCCAGCTTCCCGGAGAGAGAAGAGGAGTACTATGCAGAGCCTGAAGTGGTGGAATCTGACCCCCCGCCGACAGAGGATGCCAACACCACTGAAAGTCTGAAATCCCCGAAGGTGAACTGCGAGGAGAGAAATGCGACGGGATTAGAAAATTTCactctgaaaattttaaatatgtcacaG GACCTTATGGATTTTCTCAACCCAAACGGTAGTGACTGCACTCTAGTCCTGTTTTACACCCCTTGGTGCCGATTTTCTGCCAGTTTGGCCCCTCATTTTAACTCTCTGCCCCGGGCGTTTCCAGCTCTTCACTTTTTGGCACTGGATGCATCTCAGCACAGCAG CCTTTCTACGAGGTTTGGCACTGTGGCTGTTCCTAACATCTTGTTATTTCAAGGGGCTAAACCAATGGCTAGATTTAATCATACAGACCGAACATTGGAAACGctgaaaatcttcatttttaaccAGACAG gtatAGAAGCCAAGAAAAATGTGGTGGTAACTCAAGCTGACCAAATAGGTCCTCTTCCCAGCACTTTGATAAAAAATGTAGACTGGTTGCTtgtattttccttattctttttaattagttttattaTGTATGCCACCGTTCGAACTGAGAGTATTCGATGGCTAATTCCAGGACAAGAGCAGGAACATGCGGAGTAG